A single Nostoc sp. PCC 7107 DNA region contains:
- a CDS encoding HAD family hydrolase, translated as MVTIQCKNITFANIQAIFFDKNGTLENSEAYLRSLGQKASRIIDAQIPGIGEPLLMAFGINGNSIDPAGLLTVASRRETEIATAAYIAETGRGWFESLRIARQSLNEAEKYLEKSPAPLFPGSLELLQSLSAAGIKLGMISAATTAEVKAFVARYKLNDYIQAEIGVDDGPSKPDPALFLQACQVLGVEPSAALMVGDAVGDMQMARNAKAAGCIGITWIGKSDHVQGADVVIHQLNEIQVLGF; from the coding sequence TTGGTGACTATTCAATGTAAAAATATTACTTTTGCCAATATTCAGGCAATTTTTTTTGACAAAAATGGTACTTTAGAAAACTCAGAAGCATATTTGCGATCGCTCGGACAAAAAGCATCACGAATTATTGATGCCCAAATTCCCGGAATTGGTGAACCATTATTAATGGCCTTTGGCATCAACGGCAATTCCATCGATCCGGCGGGTTTATTGACAGTCGCCAGTCGACGAGAAACCGAAATTGCCACAGCGGCGTATATTGCTGAAACTGGTAGAGGATGGTTTGAATCTCTGAGAATCGCCCGTCAAAGTTTAAATGAAGCCGAAAAATATCTCGAAAAATCTCCCGCACCTCTTTTTCCCGGAAGTTTAGAGTTATTACAGTCTCTCTCCGCCGCTGGAATCAAACTCGGCATGATATCAGCAGCCACAACAGCAGAGGTCAAAGCTTTTGTCGCCCGATATAAGCTAAATGATTATATCCAAGCAGAAATTGGCGTAGATGATGGCCCCAGCAAACCAGATCCAGCTTTGTTTTTGCAAGCTTGCCAAGTTTTGGGAGTAGAACCCAGCGCCGCACTGATGGTAGGTGATGCGGTTGGTGATATGCAAATGGCACGGAACGCCAAAGCCGCAGGCTGTATTGGGATAACCTGGATTGGCAAATCAGATCATGTCCAAGGTGCGGATGTGGTGATTCATCAACTCAATGAAATTCAAGTTTTAGGTTTCTGA
- a CDS encoding DUF362 domain-containing protein — MQTYKPSVSLIRAKSYESAALRESLITLLEPLGGITAFVKPGQKVLLKPNLLTGARPTKECTTRAELVYEVAKMVIEADGKPFLGDSPAFGSAKGVAIANGYLPLIQELNLPIVEFHGQRYQTVSENFNHLLLCKEAMEADVIINLPKAKSHLQLTLTMGVKNLFGCVPGKMKAWWHMEAGKDANRFGEMLVETAKTINPDLTILDGIIGHEGNGPSGGEPRNLGILAAASDVFALDRAIVEILNVSPLQVPTVAASQRLGVCPELDEIEFPLLHPDLLQISDWRLPDKLMPIDFAMPRVIKSTFKHLYIRFIKEPMNTYSRG, encoded by the coding sequence ATGCAGACTTACAAACCATCTGTCAGCTTAATCAGGGCTAAGTCTTACGAAAGCGCAGCTTTACGGGAATCCTTAATTACTTTGCTAGAACCCCTTGGCGGAATCACAGCTTTTGTCAAACCAGGACAAAAGGTATTACTCAAGCCAAATCTGCTGACAGGCGCACGTCCTACGAAGGAATGTACTACCCGCGCTGAACTGGTTTACGAAGTTGCCAAAATGGTAATTGAAGCTGATGGTAAACCATTTTTGGGGGATAGTCCGGCTTTTGGGAGTGCAAAAGGAGTCGCCATTGCAAATGGTTATCTACCTTTAATTCAAGAACTCAATCTTCCTATCGTCGAATTTCATGGTCAACGTTACCAAACAGTCAGCGAAAATTTCAATCATTTGCTGTTGTGTAAAGAAGCGATGGAAGCTGATGTCATTATTAATTTGCCCAAAGCCAAATCACATCTGCAATTGACTTTAACAATGGGTGTGAAAAATTTGTTTGGTTGCGTTCCCGGTAAAATGAAAGCTTGGTGGCACATGGAAGCGGGGAAAGATGCTAACCGTTTTGGTGAGATGTTAGTAGAAACGGCGAAGACGATCAACCCAGATTTAACAATTTTAGATGGGATTATTGGTCATGAAGGCAATGGCCCTAGTGGTGGAGAACCTCGGAATTTAGGAATTTTAGCCGCAGCATCAGATGTATTTGCTTTAGATAGGGCTATCGTAGAAATTCTCAATGTTTCGCCCCTGCAAGTTCCGACTGTTGCAGCTTCTCAACGGTTAGGGGTTTGTCCTGAACTAGATGAAATTGAGTTTCCGCTGTTACATCCTGATTTATTACAAATTTCAGATTGGCGCTTACCAGATAAATTAATGCCAATTGATTTTGCTATGCCCCGCGTGATCAAGTCTACCTTTAAACACCTTTACATTCGATTTATCAAGGAACCGATGAATACATATAGCAGAGGTTAG
- a CDS encoding IS630 family transposase: protein MQLIAQYSAIILPQYENIRYFVQDESRFGLKTIEGRKITLPGVKPIGDWQWQFKAFWLYGAVEPLTGESLFWQFSHVDTECYQQFLNEFAACYPKSLNILQVDNGLFHQAKRLQIPENIVLLFQPAHSPELNPIERVWEYLKQDLKWELFDNRRASANQGCSTPSSPHSSNCCFFDWL from the coding sequence TTGCAATTAATTGCTCAATACAGTGCCATTATCTTGCCTCAGTACGAAAATATTCGTTATTTTGTACAAGATGAGAGTCGATTTGGACTCAAAACCATTGAAGGACGTAAAATTACTCTTCCCGGAGTTAAGCCTATTGGTGATTGGCAGTGGCAATTTAAAGCGTTCTGGCTATATGGAGCAGTTGAACCACTTACTGGGGAAAGTTTATTTTGGCAGTTTTCTCATGTTGATACCGAATGCTACCAACAATTTTTGAACGAGTTCGCTGCCTGTTATCCCAAATCACTTAACATTCTCCAAGTTGATAACGGCTTATTTCATCAAGCTAAACGTTTACAAATTCCAGAGAATATTGTTCTTTTGTTCCAGCCTGCTCATTCTCCTGAACTCAATCCCATAGAGCGCGTTTGGGAATATCTCAAGCAAGACTTGAAATGGGAGCTATTTGATAACAGGCGAGCATCTGCAAACCAAGGTTGCTCAACTCCTAGCTCTCCTCACTCCTCAAATTGCTGCTTCTTTGACTGGTTATGA
- a CDS encoding helix-turn-helix domain-containing protein, with protein MVGVTQIEIEESVEELEKLLKHQKQSRSKERIQALYLIKGQEMSVSEIAKILGKHRATVHRWLADYREGGIEAVVEFGTSSGRKRAIPDWAVSSLKKQLEQPEGGFQRYTQIQHWLEKTLGVQAEYATVHHLARYRLKAKLKVPRPRNRKQDEEKLESFKKNSVMTCN; from the coding sequence ATGGTAGGGGTAACACAAATCGAGATAGAAGAAAGTGTCGAGGAACTAGAGAAGTTGCTCAAACATCAAAAACAGTCTCGGAGCAAAGAACGTATACAAGCCCTATATCTGATTAAAGGGCAAGAAATGAGTGTAAGTGAGATTGCTAAAATCTTGGGAAAACATCGAGCTACAGTACATCGATGGTTGGCAGATTATCGAGAAGGAGGAATTGAGGCGGTTGTTGAATTTGGAACGAGTTCAGGTCGAAAAAGAGCAATACCAGATTGGGCTGTATCGAGTTTGAAAAAACAACTCGAACAACCAGAAGGTGGGTTTCAACGGTACACACAAATACAACATTGGTTAGAAAAAACCTTGGGTGTGCAAGCTGAGTACGCAACTGTACATCATCTGGCACGTTACAGGCTCAAAGCCAAGCTGAAAGTCCCACGTCCGCGTAACCGAAAACAGGACGAAGAAAAACTAGAGTCTTTTAAAAAAAACTCGGTGATGACTTGCAATTAA
- a CDS encoding 30S ribosomal protein S1 codes for MVNQNITATEIGFTHEDFAALLDKYDYHFSPGDIVPGTVFSIEPRGALIDIGAKTAAYIPIQEMSINRVDSPEEVLQSNETREFFILTDENEDGQLTLSIRRIEYMRAWERVRQLQAEDATVRSGVFATNRGGALVRIEGLRGFIPGSHISTRKPKEELVGEELPLKFLEVDEERNRLVLSHRRALVERKMNRLEVGEVVIGTVRGIKPYGAFIDIGGVSGLLHISEISHEHIDTPHSVFNVNDEVKVMIIDLDAERGRISLSTKQLEPEPGDMIKNRDLVYDKAEEMAAKYREQLLAKQQGITVSPAAEEVIAEEDIPPATETEEEITASIEEEIPAVVEEEIPAAIEEEIPVAIEE; via the coding sequence ATGGTCAATCAGAACATAACCGCTACAGAAATTGGATTTACTCACGAAGATTTCGCTGCTCTACTTGACAAATACGACTATCACTTTAGCCCTGGAGATATTGTACCAGGAACGGTTTTCAGTATAGAGCCGCGCGGCGCTCTGATTGACATCGGTGCTAAAACAGCAGCATACATACCTATACAAGAAATGTCTATCAACCGGGTAGACAGCCCGGAAGAAGTTTTACAGTCTAACGAAACACGAGAATTTTTTATTCTTACCGATGAGAACGAAGATGGTCAGTTGACCCTTTCGATTCGTCGAATTGAATATATGCGTGCGTGGGAGCGTGTACGTCAGTTGCAAGCAGAAGATGCAACTGTGCGTTCCGGCGTATTTGCGACAAATCGTGGTGGTGCTTTGGTACGAATTGAAGGATTGCGTGGGTTTATCCCAGGTTCTCACATTAGCACCCGCAAACCTAAAGAAGAATTAGTGGGTGAAGAACTACCCTTGAAGTTCTTGGAAGTAGACGAAGAACGTAACCGTCTAGTTCTATCTCATCGTCGAGCGCTGGTTGAGCGTAAGATGAACCGCCTGGAAGTTGGCGAGGTTGTAATTGGTACAGTTCGAGGCATCAAACCTTACGGTGCTTTCATTGATATTGGCGGTGTCAGCGGCTTGTTGCACATTTCAGAAATTTCTCACGAACACATCGATACACCTCATAGCGTATTCAATGTCAATGATGAAGTGAAAGTCATGATCATTGATTTGGATGCAGAAAGAGGCCGGATTTCCTTGTCTACCAAACAGTTAGAACCTGAACCCGGTGATATGATTAAAAACCGTGATTTGGTTTATGATAAGGCCGAAGAAATGGCAGCCAAGTATCGGGAGCAACTCTTGGCAAAACAACAAGGTATCACCGTATCGCCTGCTGCTGAAGAGGTTATAGCTGAAGAAGATATCCCACCAGCTACCGAAACTGAAGAAGAAATTACAGCATCTATTGAAGAAGAAATTCCAGCGGTTGTTGAAGAAGAAATTCCAGCGGCTATTGAAGAAGAAATTCCAGTAGCTATTGAAGAATAA
- a CDS encoding bifunctional acetate--CoA ligase family protein/GNAT family N-acetyltransferase codes for MQKSLKPTSDRAFDILQAERLNPLDAIFAPKTVAVIGASETPGSVGRTLLWNLITNPFGGTVFPVNPKRHSVLGIKAYPKIADIPEAIDLAIIATPAPTVPRIIAECVDAGVKSAIVISAGFKEAGAEGIALEQEILAQARRGNIRIIGPNCLGVMSPLSGLNATFASAMARPGNVGFISQSGALCTAILDWSFQENVGFSAFVSIGSMLDVGWGDLIYYLGDDPHTKSIVIYMESIGDARSFISAAREVALTKPIIVIKAGRTEAAAKAAASHTGALAGSDAVLDAAFRRCGVLRVNSISDLFDVAEVLAKQPRPKGPRLTILTNAGGPGVLATDALIEAGGELTAISPEAIASFNKILPTHWSHNNPIDILGDADPQRYTQALEIAANDPNSDGLLVILTPQAMTDPTQTAEQLKPYAQIPGKPILASWMGGAEVTAGETILNRQSIPTYRYPDTATRVFSYMWQSSYNLRGIYETPILSAVDPNSGLPERNLVKNIISAARQDGRTILTEFESKQILAAYGIPVVETCVAKSEDEAVKCAESIGYPVVVKLYSHVITHKTDVGGVQLNLRDAEAVRQAYRTIKSSIEEKIAKDPHYSALKTENSALSTHTSAALSVQQGLNAPLSLTALFLGVTVQPMVKTDGYELIIGSSLDPQFGPVLLFGTGGQLVEVFQDRAIALPPLNTTLARRMMEHTKIYKALKGVRGRESVDMAALEQLMVRFSQLVVEQPWIKEIDINPLLAIPPTGLNSGGLIALDGRIVLHPPDIQAEQLPKLAIRPYPTQYISEWAMKKGMSVTIRPIRPEDEPLMVQFHQTLSEESVYFRYFHLIKLSQRITHERLTRICFIDYDREMALVAEHQDAETKTRQILAVGRLSKLHGTDAAEFAMIVSDRYQCQGLGTELVRRLLQVGRQENIGRVTANILSDNHGMQRVCQKLGFHLQPTSDSTVMQAEIAL; via the coding sequence ATGCAAAAATCTCTCAAGCCCACAAGCGATCGCGCCTTTGATATCTTGCAGGCAGAGAGGCTTAATCCTCTTGATGCGATCTTTGCACCAAAAACTGTAGCGGTAATTGGTGCTAGTGAAACACCTGGTAGCGTGGGACGCACTTTGTTGTGGAACTTAATTACTAATCCCTTTGGCGGAACTGTGTTTCCTGTCAACCCCAAGCGCCACAGTGTTTTGGGTATTAAAGCCTATCCCAAAATCGCCGACATACCAGAAGCCATTGATTTGGCTATAATTGCCACACCAGCACCCACCGTTCCAAGGATTATTGCTGAATGTGTGGATGCAGGGGTGAAAAGTGCGATCGTCATTTCGGCTGGTTTTAAAGAAGCTGGTGCAGAGGGAATCGCCTTAGAACAAGAAATTCTGGCACAAGCCCGTCGCGGTAATATTCGCATCATTGGCCCTAACTGCTTGGGTGTAATGAGTCCCCTGAGTGGTTTAAATGCAACCTTCGCCAGTGCAATGGCGCGTCCCGGCAATGTCGGCTTTATTAGTCAAAGTGGGGCGTTGTGTACGGCGATTCTGGATTGGAGTTTTCAGGAAAACGTCGGTTTTAGTGCCTTTGTTTCCATCGGTTCGATGTTGGATGTGGGCTGGGGTGACTTGATTTACTATCTCGGTGATGACCCCCACACCAAAAGTATTGTGATTTACATGGAATCCATTGGTGATGCTCGGTCTTTCATCTCCGCCGCGCGCGAGGTGGCACTCACCAAACCGATTATTGTAATTAAAGCGGGGCGTACAGAAGCAGCCGCCAAAGCCGCAGCTTCCCATACAGGCGCGTTGGCGGGGAGTGATGCGGTGTTAGATGCAGCTTTCCGGCGCTGTGGGGTGCTGCGGGTGAATAGTATTTCTGATTTATTCGATGTGGCGGAGGTATTAGCAAAACAGCCGCGTCCCAAAGGGCCGCGCTTGACAATTTTAACCAACGCAGGCGGGCCGGGAGTCTTGGCTACGGATGCTTTGATTGAAGCGGGCGGTGAACTAACAGCAATTTCCCCGGAGGCGATCGCATCTTTTAACAAAATACTCCCCACTCACTGGAGTCACAACAACCCAATTGATATTTTGGGAGATGCTGATCCCCAACGTTATACCCAAGCTTTAGAAATTGCCGCGAACGATCCTAATAGTGATGGCTTGTTGGTCATTCTCACACCCCAAGCTATGACAGACCCCACCCAAACAGCAGAACAATTAAAACCCTACGCCCAAATCCCCGGTAAACCGATTCTTGCTAGTTGGATGGGAGGCGCAGAAGTTACCGCAGGTGAAACGATTCTCAATCGTCAATCTATCCCTACTTATCGCTATCCAGATACGGCGACGCGGGTATTTAGTTATATGTGGCAATCTAGCTACAACCTACGCGGTATCTACGAAACCCCTATTTTATCAGCGGTTGATCCCAACTCAGGTTTACCCGAGCGCAACTTAGTTAAAAATATTATCTCTGCTGCTCGTCAAGATGGGCGAACAATTCTCACAGAATTTGAATCGAAGCAAATATTAGCGGCTTACGGCATCCCGGTTGTAGAAACTTGTGTAGCTAAGAGTGAGGATGAGGCTGTTAAATGTGCTGAGAGTATTGGCTATCCTGTAGTTGTCAAACTATATTCTCATGTAATTACCCATAAAACCGATGTCGGCGGTGTGCAGTTAAATCTGCGAGATGCTGAAGCAGTCAGACAAGCCTATCGCACAATCAAATCCTCAATTGAAGAAAAAATAGCCAAAGACCCTCACTACTCAGCACTCAAAACGGAAAACTCAGCACTCAGCACTCACACTTCGGCTGCGCTCAGTGTACAGCAAGGGCTGAACGCCCCGCTATCGCTAACAGCACTCTTCCTCGGCGTAACAGTACAGCCAATGGTGAAAACCGACGGCTACGAACTGATTATTGGCAGTAGTCTCGATCCCCAATTCGGGCCAGTGCTGTTGTTTGGTACAGGGGGACAACTAGTAGAAGTATTTCAAGATCGGGCGATCGCCTTACCTCCCCTCAACACAACTTTGGCGCGGCGGATGATGGAACACACCAAAATTTACAAAGCCCTCAAAGGTGTACGAGGACGAGAAAGTGTCGATATGGCAGCCTTAGAGCAATTAATGGTGAGATTTAGTCAGTTGGTAGTAGAACAACCTTGGATTAAAGAAATTGACATTAACCCATTGTTAGCGATTCCCCCGACTGGCTTAAATTCTGGAGGATTGATTGCTTTGGATGGACGCATTGTTCTACACCCACCAGATATTCAAGCAGAACAATTACCCAAATTAGCGATTCGGCCTTATCCCACCCAATACATCAGCGAGTGGGCGATGAAAAAGGGTATGTCAGTTACCATCCGTCCCATTCGCCCAGAAGATGAACCATTAATGGTACAGTTTCACCAGACACTATCAGAAGAAAGCGTTTATTTTCGTTACTTCCACTTGATTAAGCTGAGTCAGCGCATTACTCACGAACGACTCACACGCATTTGCTTTATTGATTATGACCGCGAAATGGCGCTGGTAGCAGAACACCAAGACGCAGAAACAAAAACAAGGCAGATTTTGGCAGTTGGGCGATTAAGCAAACTACACGGTACGGATGCAGCGGAATTCGCTATGATTGTGAGCGATCGCTATCAGTGTCAGGGTTTAGGCACAGAATTAGTCAGGCGGTTACTACAAGTTGGTCGTCAAGAAAATATCGGCCGAGTTACAGCCAATATCCTGAGTGATAATCACGGGATGCAACGAGTTTGTCAAAAACTCGGCTTTCATCTTCAACCTACAAGTGACTCAACTGTGATGCAAGCTGAAATTGCTTTGTAA
- a CDS encoding Uma2 family endonuclease — protein MIKTPTRRISLEEFLQLPETNPASEYVDGEIVQKPMPQGKHSRLQLQLPNAINSVAEPKKTALAFPELRCTFGGRSTVPDVAVFAWNRIPVDEKGNIANVFNTCPDWTIEILSPEQSTTKVTKNILHCLNHGTSLGWLIDPEENCVLVYPPHQQLIFLENEEDTLPVPDLVSDLHLTLGQLFGWLKL, from the coding sequence ATGATTAAAACACCAACTCGCCGTATATCTTTAGAGGAATTTTTACAATTACCAGAAACTAACCCAGCAAGTGAATATGTCGATGGTGAAATAGTTCAAAAACCTATGCCTCAAGGTAAACATAGTAGACTTCAGTTGCAATTACCTAATGCAATTAATTCTGTAGCAGAACCCAAAAAAACTGCCCTAGCTTTTCCAGAATTACGCTGTACATTTGGTGGACGTTCCACTGTTCCAGATGTCGCGGTATTTGCTTGGAATCGTATTCCTGTAGATGAGAAAGGCAATATTGCTAATGTTTTTAATACATGCCCAGATTGGACAATTGAAATTCTCTCTCCTGAACAAAGTACTACTAAAGTTACTAAAAATATTTTACATTGTTTAAATCATGGGACTAGTTTAGGTTGGTTAATTGATCCAGAGGAAAATTGTGTTTTAGTTTATCCGCCTCACCAGCAACTAATATTTTTAGAAAACGAAGAAGATACATTGCCAGTTCCCGATTTAGTCAGTGATTTACATTTGACATTGGGGCAATTATTTGGTTGGTTAAAGTTATAA
- a CDS encoding Uma2 family endonuclease, with amino-acid sequence MTQALQKIVTWDEFIAWYPENSGVRYELHNGEIVEMAQPTGKHERIKGFSAAELTLEFRRLNLPYFISNQAIVRPPERESGYFPDVLILNDTALVNEPLWEKSSTVTRGTSIPLVIEVVSTNWRDDYYLKLADYEAMGIPEYWIIDYAALGARKFIGNPKQATVSIYQLIDGEYQVSLFRGSDKVISPTFPELNLTAEQVFNAGS; translated from the coding sequence ATGACCCAAGCTTTACAAAAAATAGTTACCTGGGACGAATTTATCGCTTGGTATCCTGAAAACTCTGGGGTACGCTACGAACTCCACAATGGGGAAATTGTTGAAATGGCACAGCCTACAGGTAAACATGAAAGGATAAAAGGATTTTCGGCTGCTGAATTAACTTTAGAGTTTAGACGATTAAATCTACCCTACTTTATCTCAAATCAAGCAATAGTAAGACCCCCAGAAAGAGAATCAGGTTATTTCCCAGATGTATTAATCCTCAATGACACCGCTTTAGTGAATGAACCGCTTTGGGAAAAATCCTCTACTGTGACTAGAGGTACGTCAATTCCTTTAGTGATTGAGGTTGTTAGCACTAACTGGCGCGATGATTACTATCTCAAACTGGCAGATTATGAAGCGATGGGTATTCCTGAATATTGGATAATTGACTATGCTGCTTTGGGCGCTCGGAAATTTATCGGGAATCCCAAACAAGCTACTGTCTCAATCTATCAACTAATTGATGGGGAATATCAAGTCAGTCTGTTTCGGGGTAGCGATAAAGTCATCTCTCCTACTTTCCCTGAGTTAAATTTGACCGCAGAACAAGTTTTTAATGCTGGTTCATAA
- a CDS encoding photosystem II reaction center protein T has translation MESVAYILIFTLCIGVLFFAIAFREPPRIEKKDE, from the coding sequence ATGGAAAGCGTTGCATACATTTTAATTTTTACTTTGTGCATAGGCGTTCTCTTTTTTGCGATCGCCTTCCGCGAACCTCCCCGCATTGAGAAAAAAGACGAGTAG
- a CDS encoding pentapeptide repeat-containing protein, translating into MSEINYQQPINPVATLLEKYAEGERDFSKAELGDADLAGVNLKGSDLSYADLNSANLANANLRGTDLSFCDLSQANLRNADLRGALLMSADLRQANLQGAKLEKADCDRTTHFPPDFDLVQAGVQIKSET; encoded by the coding sequence ATGTCGGAAATAAATTATCAACAGCCGATTAATCCGGTGGCTACTCTTTTAGAAAAATATGCTGAGGGAGAACGGGATTTTAGTAAAGCCGAACTCGGTGATGCTGACTTGGCAGGGGTTAACCTTAAAGGTTCAGACCTGAGTTATGCTGACTTAAACAGTGCGAATCTTGCCAATGCTAATCTCCGGGGAACTGACCTCAGCTTTTGTGACCTTTCCCAAGCTAATTTGAGAAATGCAGATTTGCGGGGAGCATTATTGATGTCAGCTGACCTCCGCCAAGCTAATCTTCAAGGCGCAAAACTAGAAAAAGCAGACTGCGATCGCACCACTCATTTTCCCCCAGATTTTGATTTAGTTCAGGCGGGAGTACAAATCAAATCAGAAACCTAA
- a CDS encoding hydrogenase maturation protease, which translates to MNATVMVIGYGNDLRSDDGIGQRIADEIASWHLSAVKSLAVHQLTPELADALANAELAIFVDAYIPSEFFDVRVRSLSPSIENAIAGHTADPQSLLALTQTLYGHCPPALWVTVPGVNFEFGDRISEITETGKAIALGKIMQILDKFKNFWMKSNLC; encoded by the coding sequence ATGAATGCAACTGTCATGGTGATTGGTTACGGTAATGACTTGCGTAGTGATGATGGCATTGGTCAAAGAATAGCTGATGAAATTGCCTCTTGGCATTTATCGGCGGTGAAATCCTTAGCAGTCCACCAACTCACACCCGAATTAGCTGATGCTTTAGCAAATGCAGAGTTGGCAATTTTTGTTGATGCTTATATACCTTCAGAATTTTTTGATGTTCGGGTGCGATCGCTTTCACCCTCCATTGAAAATGCGATCGCCGGGCATACAGCCGATCCCCAATCACTTTTAGCTTTAACCCAAACACTCTACGGCCACTGTCCGCCTGCTTTGTGGGTGACAGTACCCGGAGTTAACTTTGAATTTGGCGATCGCATCTCAGAAATCACCGAAACCGGTAAAGCGATCGCCTTGGGAAAAATTATGCAAATTTTAGACAAGTTTAAAAATTTCTGGATGAAATCAAACCTCTGCTGA
- a CDS encoding aspartate ammonia-lyase, whose amino-acid sequence MTDNINFRIERDSMGDRQISSNVYYGIQTLRATENFPISGLKPLATYVDACLIIKKATAIVNGELDCISQDISQAIVQATDEILAGQLRDQFVVDVYQAGAGTSHHMNVNEVLANRALEILGEEKGNYKRVNPNDHVNYGQSTNDVIPTAIRIGGLLALTHTLHPALEKAIAALESKAVEFQDIVKSGRTHLQDAVPVRLGDTFAAWAQIITDHQNRIYTASGDLMVLGLGGSASGTGMNTHPLYRARVVEVLSELLNVPLEPAPHLMAAMQSMAPFVSVSGALRNLAQDLVKISHDLRLMDSGPKTGLKEIQLPPVQPGSSIMPGKYNPVMAEMTSMVCFQVMGYDSAIALAAQAGQLELNVMMPLIAYNLIHSIEILGNTIAVLTERCIQNITANRDHCLAYAEGSLALVTALNTHIGYLNAAEVAKESLATGKSLRQIVLEKGLMTEAQLAEVLNLEQMSSIVPLKTES is encoded by the coding sequence ATGACTGACAATATAAATTTTCGCATTGAGCGCGACTCAATGGGCGATCGCCAAATTTCCAGTAATGTTTATTACGGTATTCAAACTTTACGGGCGACGGAAAACTTTCCTATCAGTGGTTTAAAGCCCTTAGCTACTTACGTAGATGCTTGCTTAATCATTAAAAAAGCTACTGCAATTGTTAATGGTGAATTGGACTGCATTTCCCAAGATATTAGTCAAGCAATTGTCCAAGCCACCGATGAAATCCTTGCGGGACAATTACGCGACCAGTTTGTTGTGGATGTCTATCAAGCTGGTGCTGGAACTTCCCACCACATGAATGTTAACGAAGTTTTGGCAAATCGGGCGTTAGAAATTCTCGGTGAGGAAAAAGGTAATTACAAACGAGTTAATCCTAACGATCATGTGAACTACGGACAGTCTACCAATGATGTTATTCCCACAGCGATTCGCATTGGTGGGTTATTAGCATTGACTCATACACTTCACCCAGCTTTAGAAAAAGCGATCGCCGCCTTAGAAAGTAAAGCTGTAGAATTTCAAGATATCGTCAAATCTGGCAGAACTCATCTTCAGGATGCTGTACCTGTGCGTTTAGGCGATACTTTTGCTGCTTGGGCGCAAATCATCACAGACCACCAAAACCGCATCTATACTGCTTCTGGAGATTTGATGGTGCTGGGTTTGGGTGGTAGTGCGTCGGGTACAGGTATGAATACTCATCCTTTATATCGCGCCCGTGTGGTGGAAGTTCTCTCAGAATTACTCAACGTACCTTTAGAACCTGCACCGCACTTAATGGCAGCTATGCAAAGTATGGCACCATTTGTCAGCGTTTCTGGGGCTTTACGCAACTTGGCACAGGATTTAGTCAAAATATCTCATGATTTGCGGTTGATGGACTCAGGGCCGAAAACTGGTTTAAAAGAAATTCAACTCCCACCAGTCCAACCAGGTTCCTCAATTATGCCAGGGAAATATAACCCAGTCATGGCAGAGATGACATCAATGGTGTGTTTTCAGGTGATGGGTTACGATAGTGCGATCGCTCTTGCCGCCCAAGCAGGACAATTAGAATTGAACGTGATGATGCCGTTAATTGCCTATAACCTGATTCACAGTATCGAAATTCTCGGTAATACCATCGCTGTTTTGACAGAACGCTGCATTCAAAATATTACTGCCAACCGCGATCATTGTTTAGCTTATGCGGAAGGCAGTTTAGCCTTAGTCACCGCACTAAACACACACATCGGTTATCTCAATGCTGCGGAAGTCGCCAAAGAATCATTAGCAACTGGTAAATCTTTACGACAGATTGTTTTAGAAAAAGGGTTAATGACGGAAGCCCAATTAGCCGAAGTGTTAAATCTAGAACAGATGAGTAGTATTGTACCCCTCAAGACAGAATCTTAA